A genomic segment from Streptomyces sp. NBC_01233 encodes:
- a CDS encoding DUF4142 domain-containing protein yields the protein MATRYTIGSGVVIAALALTLIALLIPVDRFGSSAQAAVAAPAGDDDGLGTMSTAYGPLTAADRDFVRKVRLAGLWELPAGRQAQQRGTRPAIRTAGEHLVDGHTELDRQVIQVGQALGVDLPNQPSAQQQEWLGQLTRAKGDEYERLFVQLLRRAHGKVFALLAGVRAQTRNSMVRALATSANATVLDHITVLEDSGLVDFDTLSDNVRPTK from the coding sequence GTGGCCACGAGATACACGATCGGAAGCGGTGTCGTCATCGCCGCGCTTGCGCTCACCCTGATCGCACTGCTGATACCCGTGGACAGGTTCGGCAGCAGCGCCCAGGCCGCCGTCGCGGCTCCCGCGGGCGACGACGACGGCCTCGGAACGATGAGCACGGCGTACGGGCCTCTGACGGCCGCGGACCGGGACTTCGTCCGCAAGGTACGGCTCGCCGGCCTCTGGGAGCTGCCGGCAGGACGGCAGGCCCAGCAGCGCGGGACGCGTCCCGCGATCCGCACGGCCGGCGAGCACCTCGTCGACGGCCACACCGAGCTGGACCGGCAGGTCATCCAGGTCGGTCAGGCCCTCGGCGTCGATCTGCCCAACCAGCCCTCCGCGCAGCAGCAGGAGTGGCTGGGCCAGCTGACCCGCGCCAAGGGGGATGAATACGAACGACTGTTCGTCCAGCTGCTGCGCCGAGCGCACGGAAAGGTCTTCGCACTGCTGGCAGGAGTGCGGGCGCAGACCCGCAACTCCATGGTGCGAGCCCTCGCCACGTCCGCCAACGCCACGGTCCTGGACCACATCACGGTCCTCGAAGACAGCGGACTGGTCGACTTCGACACGCTCTCCGACAATGTCCGACCGACGAAGTGA
- a CDS encoding TetR/AcrR family transcriptional regulator: protein MATGPLTPIACEARLPQHGSCSLINERAFINEEVPVVGRPRGVEDAVILRAAARVMGRVGPAGLTLAAVAREVGLVPGTLVQRFGSKRGLLLALAEQSAKDAGERAGRVRQAHASALGALAALTVESVAGMDTPETFAHHLAFLCTDLADPQLYEHALAVHRAQGRAVEALLAEAEGAGELRAGTDVAALARTVQAITAGAGLTWALERRGTLEQRLRQELDTVLLPHVAPRHGRDLEESR, encoded by the coding sequence GTGGCGACCGGCCCGCTCACCCCGATCGCGTGCGAGGCGCGCTTGCCGCAGCACGGGTCGTGCAGTTTAATAAATGAACGAGCATTTATTAATGAAGAGGTGCCGGTGGTGGGACGTCCCCGCGGGGTCGAGGATGCGGTGATCCTGCGCGCCGCGGCCCGGGTCATGGGCCGGGTCGGGCCGGCCGGGCTCACGCTGGCCGCCGTGGCGCGCGAGGTCGGGCTGGTGCCCGGCACCCTCGTGCAGCGGTTCGGGTCCAAGCGGGGACTGCTCCTGGCCCTCGCCGAGCAGTCCGCGAAGGACGCGGGCGAACGGGCCGGCCGCGTGCGTCAGGCGCACGCCTCGGCGCTCGGGGCCCTGGCGGCGCTCACGGTGGAATCGGTGGCCGGGATGGACACGCCGGAGACCTTCGCCCATCATCTGGCGTTCCTGTGCACGGACCTTGCCGATCCACAGCTCTACGAGCACGCCCTGGCCGTTCACCGGGCCCAGGGGCGGGCGGTCGAGGCATTGCTGGCGGAGGCGGAGGGTGCGGGCGAGCTCCGTGCCGGTACGGATGTCGCGGCCCTGGCCCGCACCGTGCAGGCGATCACCGCCGGAGCGGGCCTGACCTGGGCGCTCGAACGCCGCGGCACCCTCGAACAGCGGCTCCGGCAGGAGCTCGACACCGTACTGCTCCCGCACGTCGCGCCCCGGCACGGCCGAGACCTGGAGGAATCACGATGA